In Hyla sarda isolate aHylSar1 chromosome 9, aHylSar1.hap1, whole genome shotgun sequence, the following proteins share a genomic window:
- the MARS2 gene encoding methionine--tRNA ligase, mitochondrial isoform X3, translating into MCGAGTMWRFSTDEHGIKVQQAATAVNLDPSDFCTTVSQQFRTMFDTMAISYTDFVRTTEFRHAQAVCHFWKKLEEKGYIYKGTYQGWYCTSDEAFLSEDQTVESRDAENKKIRVSADSGHQVHWMSEENYMFRLSQLRPKLLDWLQTEPIHPAPFLRIVRQWLEDELPDLSVSRQRNRVSWGIPVPSDPSHTIYVWLDALINYLTVAGYPDQNLAPWGPSTHLLGKDILRFHAIYWPAFLLAADLPPPKKLLVHSHWTSNGVKMSKSLQNVVDPTECIKQYTRDGLRYFLLRHGSPERDCDFTHHTVRKLLNSELADALGGLLNRCTARTINPGQCWPYYQCKSVPSAAHDELQRLLGAVKELTRQVDQYMERFQANKALEAIDSCVRCSNAFFQSQAPWKLFKGGEEDKAWGQSVLYLTLESLRLYATLLQPAVPGLAKTILDRLGVPDVYRTLKGNHFFAATLGEKCYFQGQTLGSECGLLYQRLEVDKE; encoded by the exons ATGTGCGGTGCCGGTACAATGTGGCGCTTCA GCACTGATGAACATGGCATCAAGGTTCAACAAGCCGCCACCGCTGTGAATTTGGACCCCTCAGACTTTTGTACCACTGTTTCCCAGCAGTTCCGCACAATGTTTGACACGATGGCCATCTCCTACACAGACTTTGTGCGCACCACAGAATTTCGTCATGCACAAGCAGTTTGTCACTTTTGGAAGAAGCTGGAAGAAAAAGGATATATCTATAAGGGGACGTACCAGGGATGGTATTGCACCTCCGATGAAGCTTTTTTAAGTGAGGATCAAACTGTGGAGAGCAGAgatgcagaaaacaaaaaaattagagTGTCAGCTGATAGCGGACATCAG GTACATTGGATGAGTGAGGAAAATTACATGTTTAGACTATCTCAGCTACGTCCTAAACTCCTTGACTGGCTTCAGACCGAACCAATCCATCCTGCCCCATTTCTCCGTATTGTTCGCCAATGGCTGGAGGATGAGTTACCAGATCTTTCTGTGTCTCGCCAACGGAATAGAGTATCGTGGGGAATCCCTGTCCCTTCTGACCCATCCCATACTATCTATGTGTGGCTGGATGCCTTGATCAACTACTTAACAGTTGCTGGATATCCAGATCAAAACTTGGCTCCCTGGGGACCCTCAACACATTTGCTTGGCAAAGATATTTTGCGCTTTCACGCCATATATTGGCCAGCTTTCTTATTAGCAGCAGATCTTCCCCCACCCAAAAAATTACTTGTCCACTCTCACTGGACCAGTAATGGGGTGAAGATGTCAAAGAGCCTTCAGAATGTTGTGGATCCTACAGAATGCATCAAGCAGTATACAAGAGACGGGCTACGATACTTCTTACTTCGCCATGGTTCCCCTGAGCGAGACTGTGACTTTACACACCATACTGTTCGTAAATTGTTAAACTCTGAACTTGCAGATGCACTAGGTGGACTTTTAAACCGATGCACTGCACGCACAATAAATCCTGGACAATGCTGGCCATATTATCAGTGCAAAAGTGTACCGTCTGCTGCACATGATGAATTGCAgaggctgctgggagctgtaaaagaGCTGACTAGACAGGTAGATCAGTACATGGAAAGATTTCAAGCAAACAAAGCCTTAGAAGCGATCGATAGCTGTGTGCGGTGTTCTAATGCTTTTTTCCAGAGTCAGGCACCGTGGAAGTTGTTTAAGGGAGGAGAAGAAGATAAGGCATGGGGACAGTCTGTACTATACCTTACCCTGGAATCATTACGCCTCTATGCTACTCTTCTTCAGCCTGCAGTTCCTGGTCTAGCTAAAACAATACTGGATCGACTTGGTGTTCCTGATGTGTACAGAACTCTAAAAGGAAATCATTTCTTTGCAGCAACTTTGGGTGAAAAATGTTACTTTCAAGGTCAGACTTTGGGGTCAGAATGTGGACTTTTGTATCAAAGACTAGAGGTGGATAAGGAATAA
- the MARS2 gene encoding methionine--tRNA ligase, mitochondrial isoform X2, with product MSPRVSICHALLHYHSPTAAPAGTDEHGIKVQQAATAVNLDPSDFCTTVSQQFRTMFDTMAISYTDFVRTTEFRHAQAVCHFWKKLEEKGYIYKGTYQGWYCTSDEAFLSEDQTVESRDAENKKIRVSADSGHQVHWMSEENYMFRLSQLRPKLLDWLQTEPIHPAPFLRIVRQWLEDELPDLSVSRQRNRVSWGIPVPSDPSHTIYVWLDALINYLTVAGYPDQNLAPWGPSTHLLGKDILRFHAIYWPAFLLAADLPPPKKLLVHSHWTSNGVKMSKSLQNVVDPTECIKQYTRDGLRYFLLRHGSPERDCDFTHHTVRKLLNSELADALGGLLNRCTARTINPGQCWPYYQCKSVPSAAHDELQRLLGAVKELTRQVDQYMERFQANKALEAIDSCVRCSNAFFQSQAPWKLFKGGEEDKAWGQSVLYLTLESLRLYATLLQPAVPGLAKTILDRLGVPDVYRTLKGNHFFAATLGEKCYFQGQTLGSECGLLYQRLEVDKE from the exons ATGTCCCCTAGAGTCTCCATATGTCATGCACTGCTCCACTATCATTCACCTACAGCGGCCCCTGCAG GCACTGATGAACATGGCATCAAGGTTCAACAAGCCGCCACCGCTGTGAATTTGGACCCCTCAGACTTTTGTACCACTGTTTCCCAGCAGTTCCGCACAATGTTTGACACGATGGCCATCTCCTACACAGACTTTGTGCGCACCACAGAATTTCGTCATGCACAAGCAGTTTGTCACTTTTGGAAGAAGCTGGAAGAAAAAGGATATATCTATAAGGGGACGTACCAGGGATGGTATTGCACCTCCGATGAAGCTTTTTTAAGTGAGGATCAAACTGTGGAGAGCAGAgatgcagaaaacaaaaaaattagagTGTCAGCTGATAGCGGACATCAG GTACATTGGATGAGTGAGGAAAATTACATGTTTAGACTATCTCAGCTACGTCCTAAACTCCTTGACTGGCTTCAGACCGAACCAATCCATCCTGCCCCATTTCTCCGTATTGTTCGCCAATGGCTGGAGGATGAGTTACCAGATCTTTCTGTGTCTCGCCAACGGAATAGAGTATCGTGGGGAATCCCTGTCCCTTCTGACCCATCCCATACTATCTATGTGTGGCTGGATGCCTTGATCAACTACTTAACAGTTGCTGGATATCCAGATCAAAACTTGGCTCCCTGGGGACCCTCAACACATTTGCTTGGCAAAGATATTTTGCGCTTTCACGCCATATATTGGCCAGCTTTCTTATTAGCAGCAGATCTTCCCCCACCCAAAAAATTACTTGTCCACTCTCACTGGACCAGTAATGGGGTGAAGATGTCAAAGAGCCTTCAGAATGTTGTGGATCCTACAGAATGCATCAAGCAGTATACAAGAGACGGGCTACGATACTTCTTACTTCGCCATGGTTCCCCTGAGCGAGACTGTGACTTTACACACCATACTGTTCGTAAATTGTTAAACTCTGAACTTGCAGATGCACTAGGTGGACTTTTAAACCGATGCACTGCACGCACAATAAATCCTGGACAATGCTGGCCATATTATCAGTGCAAAAGTGTACCGTCTGCTGCACATGATGAATTGCAgaggctgctgggagctgtaaaagaGCTGACTAGACAGGTAGATCAGTACATGGAAAGATTTCAAGCAAACAAAGCCTTAGAAGCGATCGATAGCTGTGTGCGGTGTTCTAATGCTTTTTTCCAGAGTCAGGCACCGTGGAAGTTGTTTAAGGGAGGAGAAGAAGATAAGGCATGGGGACAGTCTGTACTATACCTTACCCTGGAATCATTACGCCTCTATGCTACTCTTCTTCAGCCTGCAGTTCCTGGTCTAGCTAAAACAATACTGGATCGACTTGGTGTTCCTGATGTGTACAGAACTCTAAAAGGAAATCATTTCTTTGCAGCAACTTTGGGTGAAAAATGTTACTTTCAAGGTCAGACTTTGGGGTCAGAATGTGGACTTTTGTATCAAAGACTAGAGGTGGATAAGGAATAA
- the MARS2 gene encoding methionine--tRNA ligase, mitochondrial isoform X1: MCGAGTMWRFSKLRLLCRAPRCMGRVAYGGKVRGPQLLTTPIFYVNAAPHLGHVYSALMADVRHRHAALCGRDSRLSTGTDEHGIKVQQAATAVNLDPSDFCTTVSQQFRTMFDTMAISYTDFVRTTEFRHAQAVCHFWKKLEEKGYIYKGTYQGWYCTSDEAFLSEDQTVESRDAENKKIRVSADSGHQVHWMSEENYMFRLSQLRPKLLDWLQTEPIHPAPFLRIVRQWLEDELPDLSVSRQRNRVSWGIPVPSDPSHTIYVWLDALINYLTVAGYPDQNLAPWGPSTHLLGKDILRFHAIYWPAFLLAADLPPPKKLLVHSHWTSNGVKMSKSLQNVVDPTECIKQYTRDGLRYFLLRHGSPERDCDFTHHTVRKLLNSELADALGGLLNRCTARTINPGQCWPYYQCKSVPSAAHDELQRLLGAVKELTRQVDQYMERFQANKALEAIDSCVRCSNAFFQSQAPWKLFKGGEEDKAWGQSVLYLTLESLRLYATLLQPAVPGLAKTILDRLGVPDVYRTLKGNHFFAATLGEKCYFQGQTLGSECGLLYQRLEVDKE, encoded by the exons ATGTGCGGTGCCGGTACAATGTGGCGCTTCAGTAAGTTGCGGCTCCTCTGCAGGGCACCGCGGTGTATGGGGAGGGTCGCCTATGGAGGAAAAGTGCGGGGTCCTCAGCTCCTCACCACCCCCATATTCTATGTGAACGCCGCTCCGCACCTCGGACACGTGTACTCCGCCCTGATGGCTGATGTGCGGCACCGACATGCCGCACTGTGTGGACGGGACTCGCGGCTGAGCACCG GCACTGATGAACATGGCATCAAGGTTCAACAAGCCGCCACCGCTGTGAATTTGGACCCCTCAGACTTTTGTACCACTGTTTCCCAGCAGTTCCGCACAATGTTTGACACGATGGCCATCTCCTACACAGACTTTGTGCGCACCACAGAATTTCGTCATGCACAAGCAGTTTGTCACTTTTGGAAGAAGCTGGAAGAAAAAGGATATATCTATAAGGGGACGTACCAGGGATGGTATTGCACCTCCGATGAAGCTTTTTTAAGTGAGGATCAAACTGTGGAGAGCAGAgatgcagaaaacaaaaaaattagagTGTCAGCTGATAGCGGACATCAG GTACATTGGATGAGTGAGGAAAATTACATGTTTAGACTATCTCAGCTACGTCCTAAACTCCTTGACTGGCTTCAGACCGAACCAATCCATCCTGCCCCATTTCTCCGTATTGTTCGCCAATGGCTGGAGGATGAGTTACCAGATCTTTCTGTGTCTCGCCAACGGAATAGAGTATCGTGGGGAATCCCTGTCCCTTCTGACCCATCCCATACTATCTATGTGTGGCTGGATGCCTTGATCAACTACTTAACAGTTGCTGGATATCCAGATCAAAACTTGGCTCCCTGGGGACCCTCAACACATTTGCTTGGCAAAGATATTTTGCGCTTTCACGCCATATATTGGCCAGCTTTCTTATTAGCAGCAGATCTTCCCCCACCCAAAAAATTACTTGTCCACTCTCACTGGACCAGTAATGGGGTGAAGATGTCAAAGAGCCTTCAGAATGTTGTGGATCCTACAGAATGCATCAAGCAGTATACAAGAGACGGGCTACGATACTTCTTACTTCGCCATGGTTCCCCTGAGCGAGACTGTGACTTTACACACCATACTGTTCGTAAATTGTTAAACTCTGAACTTGCAGATGCACTAGGTGGACTTTTAAACCGATGCACTGCACGCACAATAAATCCTGGACAATGCTGGCCATATTATCAGTGCAAAAGTGTACCGTCTGCTGCACATGATGAATTGCAgaggctgctgggagctgtaaaagaGCTGACTAGACAGGTAGATCAGTACATGGAAAGATTTCAAGCAAACAAAGCCTTAGAAGCGATCGATAGCTGTGTGCGGTGTTCTAATGCTTTTTTCCAGAGTCAGGCACCGTGGAAGTTGTTTAAGGGAGGAGAAGAAGATAAGGCATGGGGACAGTCTGTACTATACCTTACCCTGGAATCATTACGCCTCTATGCTACTCTTCTTCAGCCTGCAGTTCCTGGTCTAGCTAAAACAATACTGGATCGACTTGGTGTTCCTGATGTGTACAGAACTCTAAAAGGAAATCATTTCTTTGCAGCAACTTTGGGTGAAAAATGTTACTTTCAAGGTCAGACTTTGGGGTCAGAATGTGGACTTTTGTATCAAAGACTAGAGGTGGATAAGGAATAA
- the MARS2 gene encoding methionine--tRNA ligase, mitochondrial isoform X4, with amino-acid sequence MFTEGTDEHGIKVQQAATAVNLDPSDFCTTVSQQFRTMFDTMAISYTDFVRTTEFRHAQAVCHFWKKLEEKGYIYKGTYQGWYCTSDEAFLSEDQTVESRDAENKKIRVSADSGHQVHWMSEENYMFRLSQLRPKLLDWLQTEPIHPAPFLRIVRQWLEDELPDLSVSRQRNRVSWGIPVPSDPSHTIYVWLDALINYLTVAGYPDQNLAPWGPSTHLLGKDILRFHAIYWPAFLLAADLPPPKKLLVHSHWTSNGVKMSKSLQNVVDPTECIKQYTRDGLRYFLLRHGSPERDCDFTHHTVRKLLNSELADALGGLLNRCTARTINPGQCWPYYQCKSVPSAAHDELQRLLGAVKELTRQVDQYMERFQANKALEAIDSCVRCSNAFFQSQAPWKLFKGGEEDKAWGQSVLYLTLESLRLYATLLQPAVPGLAKTILDRLGVPDVYRTLKGNHFFAATLGEKCYFQGQTLGSECGLLYQRLEVDKE; translated from the exons ATGTTTACTGAGG GCACTGATGAACATGGCATCAAGGTTCAACAAGCCGCCACCGCTGTGAATTTGGACCCCTCAGACTTTTGTACCACTGTTTCCCAGCAGTTCCGCACAATGTTTGACACGATGGCCATCTCCTACACAGACTTTGTGCGCACCACAGAATTTCGTCATGCACAAGCAGTTTGTCACTTTTGGAAGAAGCTGGAAGAAAAAGGATATATCTATAAGGGGACGTACCAGGGATGGTATTGCACCTCCGATGAAGCTTTTTTAAGTGAGGATCAAACTGTGGAGAGCAGAgatgcagaaaacaaaaaaattagagTGTCAGCTGATAGCGGACATCAG GTACATTGGATGAGTGAGGAAAATTACATGTTTAGACTATCTCAGCTACGTCCTAAACTCCTTGACTGGCTTCAGACCGAACCAATCCATCCTGCCCCATTTCTCCGTATTGTTCGCCAATGGCTGGAGGATGAGTTACCAGATCTTTCTGTGTCTCGCCAACGGAATAGAGTATCGTGGGGAATCCCTGTCCCTTCTGACCCATCCCATACTATCTATGTGTGGCTGGATGCCTTGATCAACTACTTAACAGTTGCTGGATATCCAGATCAAAACTTGGCTCCCTGGGGACCCTCAACACATTTGCTTGGCAAAGATATTTTGCGCTTTCACGCCATATATTGGCCAGCTTTCTTATTAGCAGCAGATCTTCCCCCACCCAAAAAATTACTTGTCCACTCTCACTGGACCAGTAATGGGGTGAAGATGTCAAAGAGCCTTCAGAATGTTGTGGATCCTACAGAATGCATCAAGCAGTATACAAGAGACGGGCTACGATACTTCTTACTTCGCCATGGTTCCCCTGAGCGAGACTGTGACTTTACACACCATACTGTTCGTAAATTGTTAAACTCTGAACTTGCAGATGCACTAGGTGGACTTTTAAACCGATGCACTGCACGCACAATAAATCCTGGACAATGCTGGCCATATTATCAGTGCAAAAGTGTACCGTCTGCTGCACATGATGAATTGCAgaggctgctgggagctgtaaaagaGCTGACTAGACAGGTAGATCAGTACATGGAAAGATTTCAAGCAAACAAAGCCTTAGAAGCGATCGATAGCTGTGTGCGGTGTTCTAATGCTTTTTTCCAGAGTCAGGCACCGTGGAAGTTGTTTAAGGGAGGAGAAGAAGATAAGGCATGGGGACAGTCTGTACTATACCTTACCCTGGAATCATTACGCCTCTATGCTACTCTTCTTCAGCCTGCAGTTCCTGGTCTAGCTAAAACAATACTGGATCGACTTGGTGTTCCTGATGTGTACAGAACTCTAAAAGGAAATCATTTCTTTGCAGCAACTTTGGGTGAAAAATGTTACTTTCAAGGTCAGACTTTGGGGTCAGAATGTGGACTTTTGTATCAAAGACTAGAGGTGGATAAGGAATAA